In Rutidosis leptorrhynchoides isolate AG116_Rl617_1_P2 chromosome 2, CSIRO_AGI_Rlap_v1, whole genome shotgun sequence, one genomic interval encodes:
- the LOC139892421 gene encoding uncharacterized protein — translation MEGDSNAVKSSGGTVASYLNDESTPLIQNAKVSTEIDYKPYHLGAILVLVFQCLVLALTVHGKKETPFEANTFLMNSIVWKFLVFGLTSVVVYADHNIITLTSKSGARPILMGVIRFFCIVAHLCLISIMIMELIGSSKG, via the exons ATGGAGGGCGATTCGAACGCCGTAAAAAGTAGCGGCGGTACGGTTGCGAGTTATCTTAACGATGAATCTACTCCTCT GATTCAGAATGCTAAAGTTAGTACTGAGATTGACTACAAACCCTATCACTTAGGAGCTATCTTGGTTTTAGTCTTTCAGTGCTTGGTGTTGGCGCTCACCGTTCATGGTAAAAAGGAAACTCCATTTGAAGCCAACACCTTCTTGATGAACTCCATTGTGTGGAAATTTTTGGTATTTGGATTGACATCTGTGGTTGTGTATGCTGATCACAACATAATTACTTTGACCAGCAAATCTGGGGCCCGCCCCATCTTAATGGGTGTTATACGCTTCTTTTGCATCGTAGCTCATTTGTGTCTTATCTCTATAATGATCATGGAGCTAATTGGATCAAGCAAGGGCTAA